The following coding sequences lie in one Vicinamibacterales bacterium genomic window:
- a CDS encoding sigma-70 family RNA polymerase sigma factor codes for MSQAPATPPSRPTLTGANSNELLDRARRGEARALEVLFARYLPRLHAWARRRVPTWARDAVDTEDLVQETVLQTLRRLPAFEPQRDGALIGYLRRSLVNRIRDQFRQAGRRPRHAELEEEPSNSGKSPLALAIDREQQDLYRRAVMRLRPADRQSIVARLELGYSYEQLALVLDKPTAEAARLAVRRALERLAREMEDG; via the coding sequence ATGAGCCAAGCGCCGGCGACACCTCCGTCCCGTCCGACGCTCACCGGAGCCAACTCCAACGAACTCCTCGATCGTGCGCGACGCGGTGAGGCCCGCGCGCTCGAAGTGCTCTTCGCGCGCTACTTGCCGCGTCTGCATGCGTGGGCCCGTCGGCGCGTGCCGACCTGGGCGAGGGATGCAGTCGACACCGAGGACCTCGTGCAGGAAACGGTCCTCCAGACGCTCAGGCGCCTTCCTGCATTCGAACCGCAGCGCGACGGTGCGCTGATCGGGTACCTGCGGCGGTCGCTGGTCAATCGGATTCGGGACCAGTTCAGGCAGGCGGGCCGGCGCCCGAGACATGCGGAACTCGAGGAGGAGCCCTCGAACTCGGGGAAATCCCCGCTCGCTCTCGCGATCGACCGGGAGCAGCAGGATTTGTATCGGCGCGCCGTGATGCGTCTCCGGCCCGCCGACCGCCAGTCGATCGTGGCACGCCTCGAGCTCGGATACAGCTACGAACAACTCGCTCTCGTCCTCGACAAGCCGACGGCGGAAGCGGCCAGACTCGCGGTGCGGCGCGCGCTCGAACGCCTTGCCCGGGAGATGGAGGATGGCTGA